From the Astyanax mexicanus isolate ESR-SI-001 chromosome 9, AstMex3_surface, whole genome shotgun sequence genome, one window contains:
- the qser1 gene encoding glutamine and serine-rich protein 1 yields MSACFATLSRGKRTMDRSYPSPGFGEPLAAAGQSPGWAYERPAAGLTTSSSYGATHLEAELLHRQTYASTHSLPTYTTSHHPTGLSGVFDTSSTSESSIMNFLSSIESRGLQAGPAATSLLPQFRTPPWQTGTNSSTELFLTGALPSSGTFPTPSALSSFQHPSVFTTRNFTTTSALTVQDGTFSPSNGLLSPTDPLLQIKSPQSTVPTALAFDRLGGASLAAGLPPQSSTYRSAQESAPHLLQPQFSLLPSALGNSQQASSQPYGAPVFSGSIERALQRECSVIKHHQRPSSTQPAQDPLPGSVQHSLQGYLPEDDDVSYQQEPSRHTPVPSSPAGDPNQVVNGNAQQEPASSTVPSPGFSSTSGAKAKDGSSKITEHPDEGTAPHAQEASSAQKQGSVIASQSQSYTSAQLPSLMSISPSQTYITSQSLLSNLSQTQVFSPSQPEKLPSIYKPLPSFVSQPENETPISQSLIYSSSQQQVLSSAASREEYEAQVQGLCMSNPSQSYSSSHSQDLPTASYYAQGPATASASQSYTSGQSLNSSPHFSSSRVLSLPTTNSTQDYIQMHSSAGGGKTDGLLLQQSPKYILSVHSPSSSNATYTQTLPNSQSSLEPKQAYGKRKQDEVSCGELPIEDVHALQQATLGTSTQAATNSDIGVNNNVVYVVSKTEDRHNMQSVIRSNSRSEDQMVGITQMTQMSQVSQMSSSKDERLSASGGHAQLVGSSAYTHITSVPKSSAALMQSSHVALSTDQLKQHTLLLKAPTVQQENHQTQSNQIQPPDHRTVSQDQTQFVRIPSAQVLLEPTQMILLQQPLLHTAHGQSKQMQVQMPVQYLQMNSELVNCSNSGTARGNQQQNHQTKSAESESVESVKQHLVPKDNFSGSSNPHDVKQHFTLNSICFPESMLMADERNILSNVDDILAATAAACGVTPQDFKSTASEGDLQSISNPADSKCHFQLPDNRHGANNFLPQNMIIASAPTMTVTLNGAQLAPNLHKTVDGHQAFALANAHLHQDSSKHEISEKVSNCQENNEDSSLSSSAESANTTSHNHSDFHLAGQEYNPSGLLKTDNLSEKQNQLKELKTIKMEDGLMECSSDGLPKKKVKSKGSSKQTVEDEIGQPKAQKRTNQAKRQNSRGSETGSSSTSEGYDSYQQQERMRQKIREVEEKQPEVKTGFIGSFLDFLKSGPKQHFSSPPIRSPNRIRKPSVSKRLSNNPLCVPPKLLPQPTQLVSPDIHTGSSTKRLEEDLQKNLETLPSFSSDEDESVGKNQDLQKSISSALSSLDEISDKKQKTDNTSSGAEATKQEQPLNSQPTDLKPEDQQKPVLKEVSAEELVKNVPPDKLAVLLSSVAIEGLTDDELSDSEGEGMYRERDEFVVKNEEIESLKITLKAGVEPPAIWKVQKALLQKFIPELRDGKRVFSATNSYLGYFGDAKAMYRRVYVKFLDTVNKREYVRVCSRKPRCKPMHSMRGCQMKALLAHSAAAAPAVSDSSTPKPGTKQSLSKPRPKQPKPKAEPPPKKRKKWKEEFSAPLPACSPGAGSEDDEFTPPVPFASRFLNTRTMKETFRSFVELLISVALDADVMIALEKENDELLLPHMKRVDGMITDNRRRLLPKLHMGQGFKNALDIFPELSVVTELKTDGETPTFKVRLSGKAYNKKTMKPSKSPIKLPLEYTVEQQKTQWFSLYHSLQHYKYHTYLMCMEEIALLRSRGVDLGQEETVQKCMGNRAWLEGLFDRFGELLTQVQQACL; encoded by the exons ATGAGCGCCTGCTTCGCGACGTTGTCCCGGGGAAAGCGGACGATGGACCGGAGCTACCCGAGCCCGGGCTTCGGGGAGCCGCTGGCTGCGGCAGGCCAGAGCCCGGGCTGGGCCTACGAGCGCCCTGCCGCCGGACTAACAACCAG CTCCAGTTATGGTGCTACACACTTGGAGGCGGAGCTTCTCCATCGACAGACCTATGCCTCCACCCATTCGCTCCCAACCTACACCACCTCCCACCATCCTACAG GTTTATCTGGTGTCTTCGATACGAGCAGCACCTCTGAATCATCCATCATGAATTTCCTCTCTTCCATTGAATCCCGAGGCCTTCAGGCTGGACCTGCAGCCACCTCTCTCCTCCCCCAGTTCAGGACGCCCCCGTGGCAAACTG GTACAAATTCCTCAACCGAACTCTTTCTCACCGGAGCCCTTCCTTCTTCTGGGACCTTCCCCACGCCTTCAGCTCTTTCATCCTTCCAGCACCCCAGCGTCTTCACCACCAGGAACTTTACCACAACCTCGGCGCTAACTGTTCAGGACGGCACGTTTAGCCCTTCCAATGGCTTGCTGTCACCTACTGACCCTTTACTTCAGATCAAATCCCCTCAGAGTACTGTTCCAACAGCTCTTGCCTTTGACCGCTTGGGCGGTGCTTCGTTGGCCGCTGGCCTTCCGCCCCAGTCGTCCACATATCGTTCAGCCCAGGAGTCTGCACCCCACCTTCTGCAACCTCAATTTAGCCTGCTGCCCTCTGCCTTGGGCAACTCTCAGCAGGCTTCTTCACAGCCTTACGGAGCCCCGGTTTTCTCTGGCTCCATCGAACGAGCACTTCAGCGTGAATGTAGTGTCATCAAGCACCACCAGAGGCCTTCCAGCACCCAGCCTGCCCAGGATCCTTTGCCTGGCAGCGTGCAGCACTCTTTGCAGGGCTACCTGCCTGAGGACGACGACGTCTCCTACCAGCAGGAACCCTCGAGACACACACCTGTGCCCAGCAGTCCCGCTGGAGATCCAAACCAGGTTGTTAATGGAAATGCTCAGCAAGAGCCAGCCTCCTCCACTGTCCCCTCTCCAGGGTTTTCCTCCACGTCTGGAGCGAAAGCCAAAGACGGTTCTTCCAAAATAACAGAGCATCCCGATGAGGGCACAGCGCCGCACGCTCAGGAAGCTTCCTCTGCCCAGAAACAAGGCTCGGTTATCGCAAGCCAGTCGCAGTCTTACACATCTGCACAGCTTCCTAGCCTGATGTCCATCAGCCCTTCACAAACCTACATCACGTCTCAGAGTCTGTTGAGCAATCTCAGCCAAACACAAGTCTTTTCTCCTAGTCAGCCCGAGAAACTGCCTTCTATATACAAGCCTTTGCCATCGTTTGTCAGTCAGCCAGAAAACGAGACGCCCATCAGCCAGTCTCTTATTTATTCTTCCAGTCAACAGCAAGTCTTATCTTCTGCAGCGAGCAGGGAAGAGTACGAGGCACAGGTCCAAGGACTTTGCATGAGCAACCCCTCTCAGAGTTATTCTTCCAGTCATTCTCAGGATCTGCCAACTGCCAGTTACTATGCCCAGGGGCCAGCGACTGCTAGTGCCTCCCAGAGTTACACATCAGGTCAGTCTCTAAACTCTAGTCCTCACTTTTCTTCTTCCCGGGTTCTTAGTTTACCGACGACCAACTCAACCCAGGACTACATTCAGATGCATTCATCGGCAGGTGGCGGCAAAACTGATGGACTACTATTGCAGCAGTCCCCGAAATATATTCTGTCTGTGCATTCGCCAAGTTCCTCCAATGCCACTTATACGCAAACTTTACCGAATAGCCAATCTTCGTTGGAACCCAAACAAGCCTACGGCAAAAGAAAACAAGACGAGGTTAGCTGTGGGGAGCTTCCAATTGAAGATGTTCATGCGTTACAGCAGGCAACTTTGGGGACCTCCACACAGGCTGCCACGAACAGTGACATTGGCGTAAACAACAATGTCGTCTATGTAGTTTCAAAAACAGAGGATAGGCACAACATGCAGAGCGTGATCAGAAGTAACTCTCGATCCGAGGATCAGATGGTAGGCATCACACAAATGACGCAAATGTCGCAAGTGTCTCAAATGTCGTCCAGTAAAGACGAGAGATTGAGCGCTTCTGGAGGACATGCCCAGTTGGTGGGAAGTAGTGCCTATACTCATATCACCTCTGTCCCGAAAAGTAGCGCCGCATTAATGCAGTCCTCCCACGTGGCCTTGAGTACAGACCAGCTGAAGCAACACACTCTACTTCTCAAAGCTCCCACCGTTCAGCAGGAGAACCATCAGACCCAGAGCAACCAAATCCAACCACCAGATCACAGAACAGTATCCCAAGACCAGACCCAGTTTGTTCGGATTCCTAGTGCTCAAGTCTTGCTGGAGCCTACGCAAATGATCCTGCTCCAGCAGCCGCTACTCCACACGGCACACGGTCAGTCCAAGCAGATGCAAGTGCAGATGCCTGTACAGTATCTGCAGATGAATAGCGAACTCGTGAATTGTTCAAACAGTGGCACGGCACGCGGTAATCAGCAGCAGAACCACCAAACGAAATCTGCGGAGTCCGAGTCTGTGGAGTCGGTCAAGCAGCATCTGGTTCCTAAAGACAATTTCAGCGGCTCGTCAAATCCGCATGATGTCAAACAGCACTTTACCTTAAACTCCATCTGCTTTCCTGAATCGATGCTAATGGCAGATGAGAGGAACATTCTGTCCAATGTGGACGATATCCTGGCGGCCACAGCTGCTGCATGTGGCGTCACACCACAGGACTTCAAGTCCACAGCTTCAGAAGGCGACTTACAAAGCATATCAAATCCTGCAGACTCTAAGTGCCATTTTCAGTTGCCTGATAACAGACATGGCGCTAACAATTTCTTACCGCAGAATATGATCATCGCCAGTGCTCCGACTATGACCGTTACCCTAAATGGTGCTCAACTAGCACCAAACCTTCACAAAACCGTTGACGGACACCAAGCGTTTGCTCTGGCAAACGCCCACCTTCATCAAGACAGCTCTAAGCATGAGATATCCGAGAAGGTCTCGAACTGTCAAGAGAATAATGAGGATTCTTCCCTGAGTTCCAGTGCAGAGAGTGCCAACACAACCTCCCACAACCACTCTGATTTCCACCTGGCTGGCCAGGAGTACAACCCGTCTGGACTTTTGAAAACGGACAATCTGTCAGAAAAGCAAAATCAACTCAAGGaattaaagaccatcaaaatggaGGACGGTCTAATGGAGTGCTCTTCTGATGGTCTTCCTAAGAAGAAGGTCAAATCCAAGGGTTCTTCTAAGCAAACCGTTGAAGACGAAATAGGTCAGCCAAAAGCTCAGAAAAGAACCAATCAAGCAAAGCGACAGAACTCTCGAGGAAGTGAGACGGGCTCTTCCTCCACGTCCGAGGGATACGACAGCTACCAGCAGCAGGAAAGAATGCGTCAGAAAATACGAGAAGTAGAAGAAAAGCAGCCAGAAGTCAAAACTGGGTTCATTGGGTCATTTTTGGACTTTCTCAAATCCGGACCCAAGCAGCACTTCTCCTCTCCACCCATTCGATCACCGAATCGCATCAGAAAGCCTTCGGTCTCCAAGAGACTCTCTAATAATCCGTTGTGTGTGCCCCCTAAACTCCTGCCCCAGCCCACACAGTTGGTATCACCGGACATTCACACGGGAAGTTCTACTAAAAGACTGGAGGAGGACCTTCAGAAGAATCTGGAAACGCTGCCTTCTTTCTCCTCAGATGAAGACGAATCGGTTGGTAAAAACCAAGACCTTCAGAAGAGCATCAGCTCTGCTCTGTCCTCGTTAGATGAAATCTCAGACAAAAAACAGAAGACAG ACAACACAAGTTCAGGAGCTGAAGCTACAAAGCAGGAGCAGCCGTTAAACTCACAGCCTACGGATTTAAAACCAGAAGATCAGCAGAAGCCGGTTCTGAAGGAAGTGTCCGCTGAGGAACTGGTGAAGAACGTGCCTCCAGATAAACTGGCTGTACTGCTGAGCTCTGTAGCTATAGAAGGCCTGACGGATGATGAGCTGTCCGACAGTGAAGGAGAGGGAATGTATCGAGAACGGGACGAGTTCGTGGTGAAAAATGAGGAAATAGAAAGCCTCAAG ATCACACTGAAAGCAGGAGTCGAGCCACCAGCCATCTGGAAGGTGCAAAAGGCCCTGCTGCAGAAATTCATACCGGAGCTGAGGGATGGAAAACGAGTGTTTTCAGCCACCAACAGT TATCTGGGTTATTTTGGAGATGCGAAGGCCATGTACCGGAGAGTATACGTGAAGTTTCTCGACACTGTGAACAAGCGGGAGTATGTGCGGGTCTGCAGCAGGAAACCCAGGTGCAAGCCCATGCATTCCATGAG AGGATGTCAGATGAAGGCTCTGCTGGCCCACAGCGCCGCCGCTGCCCCGGCCGTGTCCGACTCCTCCACACCCAAACCCGGCACAAAGCAGAGCCTGTCCAAACCCAGACCCAAACAGCCCAAACCTAAAGCTGAACCTCCACCCAAGAAGAGGAAGAAGTGGAAGGAGGAGTTCAGCGCCCCCCTGCCGGCCTGCTCTCCGGGGGCTGGGAGTGAGGATGATG AATTCACGCCTCCTGTCCCGTTTGCTTCGCGCTTTCTGAACACCAGGACGATGAAGGAGACGTTCAGGAGTTTTGTGGAGCTGCTGATCAGTGTAGCTCTGGACGCAGACGTCATGATCGCACTGGAGAAGGAGAACG ATGAACTTCTCCTGCCACACATGAAGAGAGTGGATGGGATGATCACAGATAACCGGAGAAGACTGCTTCCCAAACTTCACATGGGTCAGGGTTTTAAA AACGCATTAGACATCTTTCCCGAGCTGTCTGTAGTCACTGAACTGAAGACAGATGGAGAGACGCCCACTTTTAAAGTGCGACTGAGTGGGAAAGCCTACAATAAGAAGACAATGAAGCCTTCTAAATCCCCCATTAAACTACCGCTG gagtacacagtggagcagcagaagactCAGTggttctctctctatcactcactGCAGCACTACAAGTACCATACATATCTCATGTGTATGGAGGAG ATTGCGCTGTTGCGCTCGCGAGGTGTGGACCTGGGTCAGGAGGAGACGGTGCAGAAGTGCATGGGGAACCGGGCGTGGCTGGAGGGGCTGTTCGACCGCTTTGGGGAGCTTCTAACACAGGTACAGCAGGCCTGCCTGTAA